The Halalkalibacter krulwichiae genome has a segment encoding these proteins:
- the yaaA gene encoding S4 domain-containing protein YaaA, translated as MNSIVISTAYITLGQMLKEAGIIDTGGMAKWYLSEHIVYVNGEEENRRGKKLVLGDVVTLADGAEYQIVEK; from the coding sequence TTGAATTCAATCGTCATTTCAACAGCTTACATAACATTAGGACAAATGCTAAAAGAAGCAGGAATTATTGACACAGGTGGTATGGCAAAATGGTACCTTTCTGAACATATCGTTTATGTTAATGGTGAAGAAGAGAACCGTCGAGGCAAAAAGTTAGTACTTGGAGATGTAGTAACTCTTGCAGATGGGGCGGAATATCAAATTGTT